TTCTCTAAACCCAAGTTGCTCATTAATGTGCCGACAACACCTGCAATGGGCGATTGTTCATGCACTGTTGCAGTGATCGCATAGAGCAGTTGATCGCCATCAAAGACCACGCCATCCGCATCCACCATGACCAAACGATCGGCGTCACCATCTAAAGCAATACCCAAATCGGCACGATTGGCACGCACAGCGTCTGCGAGCGCAGTGGGGGCGGTAGCGCCAAAGCCATCGTTGATGTTTAAACCATTCGGCGATGCGCCAATGGTGATGACTTCTGCACCCAATTCATGCAAAATGGGTTGGGCAATGTGATACGCCGCGCCATGTGCGGTGTCAACGACGATGCGCAGGCCACGCAAATCCAAATCATTGGGGAAGGTGGATTTGCAAAATTCAATGTAACGCCCACGTGCATCATCCAATCGTTTGGCTTTCCCCAGTTTTTCGGAGGTCACACAGCCCATAGGCTTGTCCAGTTCAGCTTCAATTTCGAGTTCTTTCTCATCGGGTAATTTATCGCCTTGCGATGAAAAAAACTTGATGCCATTGTCTTCGAATGGGTTATGTGATGCTGAAATCACCACGCCCGCTTGTAAGCGCAAGGCACGTGTGAGGTAAGCAATCGCGGGTGTTGGCATGGGGCCGCACAGCATGACATCCACGCCTGCTGCAGCAAATCCAGCCTCAAGGGCGGCTTCCAGCATATAGCCAGAAATGCGTGTGTCTTTGCCAATCAATACGCAAGGGCGTCCTTGATGGCGTTCTTCTGAATCATGTGCCAGTACTTGACCCGCAGCATAGCCCAACTTCATCACAAAATCGGGAGTGATGGGAGAAATGCCGACACGGCCACGGATGCCGTCGGTACCAAAATATTGTCGTGTCATGATGTCCTTTCAATGATAAATGAGCATTTTTTAAGAATTAAGGGGCTGTTCAACGTGTTAAACCCATGTGCTTATTATTTCACACTTGCTCACTCAAAACTTGTCTTTTTGTTTATATTTATGTAGATCTATTTGATAGTGCTTGCCAGACTTTTAAGGCGTCAACGGTTTGTGCCACATCGTGCACGCGAACCACATGTGCGCCATGTGCCATGGCATACAATGCTGCGGCAACGCTGCCTGCTGTGCGTTGCTCGGTGGGTTGTCCTGTGAGGTCTCCAATCATGCGTTTACGAGAAACACCAATCAGGACGGCTGCTTTGGTTTTTTCATGCAAATCATTCAATGTTTGTAGCAGTGCAATGTTGTGCGCTAAATTTTTACCAAAACCGATGCCTGGATCGACGCACAAGCGGTCAGGTTTTATTCCTGCATCCAACAAGCGGCACAGTTGTTGTTTTAGAAAGCATGCCACATCTCTCACCACATCATCGTATATGGGTTCATTTTGCATGGTTTGCGGCGTGCCTTGCATGTGCATCACGCACAGACCGCAGTTGCTGTCTGCAACTGCATCAATGGCAACAGGGCTGTTAAAGCCTCGAATGTCGTTGATGATGTCCACACCTTCAGCCAGCATGGCGCGCATGACATAGGGCTTGTAGG
The window above is part of the Ephemeroptericola cinctiostellae genome. Proteins encoded here:
- the folP gene encoding dihydropteroate synthase, with amino-acid sequence MQHTPHAPSRIWQCGRHTLDLSRPHVMGILNVTPDSFSDGGHFIDPQAALDRAHAMIDAGADIIDIGGESTRPNAPALSACEELCRLMPIVQALIDCGKPISIDTYKPYVMRAMLAEGVDIINDIRGFNSPVAIDAVADSNCGLCVMHMQGTPQTMQNEPIYDDVVRDVACFLKQQLCRLLDAGIKPDRLCVDPGIGFGKNLAHNIALLQTLNDLHEKTKAAVLIGVSRKRMIGDLTGQPTEQRTAGSVAAALYAMAHGAHVVRVHDVAQTVDALKVWQALSNRST
- the glmM gene encoding phosphoglucosamine mutase, whose amino-acid sequence is MTRQYFGTDGIRGRVGISPITPDFVMKLGYAAGQVLAHDSEERHQGRPCVLIGKDTRISGYMLEAALEAGFAAAGVDVMLCGPMPTPAIAYLTRALRLQAGVVISASHNPFEDNGIKFFSSQGDKLPDEKELEIEAELDKPMGCVTSEKLGKAKRLDDARGRYIEFCKSTFPNDLDLRGLRIVVDTAHGAAYHIAQPILHELGAEVITIGASPNGLNINDGFGATAPTALADAVRANRADLGIALDGDADRLVMVDADGVVFDGDQLLYAITATVHEQSPIAGVVGTLMSNLGLEKALKKLGIGFARAKVGDRYVLEQLKERGWLYGGESSGHILCLDKHSTGDGMVSALQVLSAMRRAKKSLKELVEPLKMYPQTMINVRVEKGFDWQSHSPLQNAQAQAAEALGDTGRILIRASGTEPLIRVMVEAEDAELARSQAHIMAESLKN